Within the Aspergillus luchuensis IFO 4308 DNA, chromosome 5, nearly complete sequence genome, the region GGCGAGTGCGAGGGTGGTTTCGGTTTCGGTGCCCGAGGCGGCGGTTGTTAGAGGGTCGGTTTAGCTCATATGTTGCTTTGGGCAAGTTGGGGTGGTGAGTGGCTCTGTCTGGAGATAAGATTGGGGAAAGGGCAGATCTTGGAGAGGACATCATACAATACTAAACGTACGCGGAGTACAATACTAGGGTAAAATTCTATTTCAATCTCAGCTGAGGCATCCATCGTCACTGCATGATTATTCACGTAAAGTTAAACTTATCCTATTATCCCAGTTACAACCGGGGCCGGATAGTCTGTCCACCTTCCCAAGATTCACCCGCCTCCAGGGTCTGCCAGCCAGCAACGGAACCGGCCTCGACACAAAGCATGTTCTTGTATGCCTCGTCAGGCCCAAAGTCCGCCATacccttggccttctcgatCCAGGGGTTCCACACGACCACATCCGTCAACGCCTCTCGTGTGATCGAGAACAGAGGCTGATCATCCGACGCCGTGGACACGATAATCGGCACCTTCGGATCCAATGCCTTGTACACCCGGTCCGTTTCCTTGTTGATCTCCACTGCCTCCGAGGTCTCCGTGATAGCTGCACCGCCCTGTGTCTTGTCCAAGTATTCTTTTTGCTGGAGGTTTTTGACCCGGACGTTCGTAATGTCCTGCATACCTGGTTAGCCTGACCCTAGCCCAGAAATAGGCTAACGACATACCTCAACGCTCAAATACGTATGCATCAACACCTGGAAATCGAAGTTCTGCTCGCCCTGGTTCTGCACCTGCAGAGAAGTCTCCAAGCTCCCCTTTGTCAGAGTCACGCTATACACCAGTCCAAACTTGTACGGCCAGGCCTTCTGGAACTCTTCGCTCAGCATGGGATGCGACAGTCCAAAGTCCAACTTCACGGcgtcttcgccttctttccGGTCACGGCCGAAGGCTTCGGAGGAGGATTTGCCAAGGAATTCCCAGTTCGAGTTCCGAGCGAAGCCGTGTTGGGGAAGGGCAGAGGTGGCGTGgttggaaggaggagggccgAAGACCTGATTTATTGAGAGTAGGAGTTAGTTGCTTTGCCTTTCAATGGATACTTGAAGGGAGGTGAGATATAGAGAGCAAGCTGGCTGTTAAGTGGTGATCAGCTGAAGAGGACATACCGGGAATACGACAGGAATGCCACCCCGGATAGGCTTGGAACCATCTAGATTGGCCTTCTCGCTCACGAAGAGCTGTTCCTTGCCATTGGCAAGCTTCCAGGAGGTGACGGTGGCTCCATAGAGATAAACAGTGACGGACTCGCCAGTGGGGAGGGTAGCTTCAACGGTATTGTCGCggagggagatggtgggttggggaagagaggcACCGACGCCGATGGCGGCAGGCTTGTTGGAGCGATCCATGACGGTGGTTGGAAGGTAAGATGAAGGTATTCAAGGTggaagggagaaggggaaagaccAGCAAAGACGGAGGATGGATGCGGGGAGGCCGGAGTCAACTGAACCGGCGGGGCGGCGGGGCATTGGCGTCATTCGTTCCTCGCCGTTTCAGTTTACGAGCACAACTCATCCCCTTCCATTTCTTATCTTCCTATTGTCGAGGTGCATGTTTCATAGCATCTGATGTGTCTCGACAATAGTTTGAGTCGTCCAACTCATTCAGGAATCTTTTGTAGTCCCATTTCAGCTGGTCTATGCAATGACATCACATGTTTGCTTTCCGTCAGGGTCCAAAGTCAATGCTAAGCTCGATCCAAGGCTGAAGAGATTGCAGATCTATAAGGGTAGCACTGATATTCAACAATAGAGACATCGAGGGAATTAATATATGTATGAGGCTATCCTAACCTCTATGTTACTTGCAGTCCAGACTTCGTCTTTTCATGATGGGTAGCACCTAGAACCATGCCCTATCAGCTGTCCACCGTTTCAGCCACTTCTTTGAATTATCAGCAACAATAGGTTAAAGAGCCAGTCAGTACTTGATCTTTTATGACCCATACTTtcctaaatattaatatttatcatAATATCACCATTGCACCCAAGTGCGTAAGCAAAATGGAAGCAAGCCTATCCAACACTATCTCTTCTCATGTTTTCCTCCTTGTGTCCATCTTATGATTACTACCATTCTGTCGAATGACGATGAACTTATACATAGATTTATTTGCTATACGGACATTAGCCACATAAGAATagcagtactactagtgcTTTTCACAAATGACCCAACGAAATACTAAACCTGAATTGAACCCATCATGTAGGACCAAATCGCAGATTGGGGACACCTAACGACATACAATAAAAAGATGTCTTCTCACTATGAACCTAACTATTACTGTTTAACTGCAGGCTATAGTACTAATGATGACACGGTGCCCTTATTCTAAGGCCTCTTGTCGGACATTGAATCCTTCGACGGTATTAGCCCAGCGTGAACAGATAATTACTGCTCCAGAGAAACGATACCATGAAGTACGAGTTTCACCATTTGGACTAATGATCTGACTAAGAATACGCCCATCATAAA harbors:
- a CDS encoding D-hexose-6-phosphate mutarotase (COG:G;~EggNog:ENOG410PIY0;~InterPro:IPR014718,IPR008183,IPR011013,IPR025532;~PFAM:PF01263;~go_function: GO:0003824 - catalytic activity [Evidence IEA];~go_function: GO:0016853 - isomerase activity [Evidence IEA];~go_function: GO:0030246 - carbohydrate binding [Evidence IEA];~go_process: GO:0005975 - carbohydrate metabolic process [Evidence IEA]) encodes the protein MDRSNKPAAIGVGASLPQPTISLRDNTVEATLPTGESVTVYLYGATVTSWKLANGKEQLFVSEKANLDGSKPIRGGIPVVFPVFGPPPSNHATSALPQHGFARNSNWEFLGKSSSEAFGRDRKEGEDAVKLDFGLSHPMLSEEFQKAWPYKFGLVYSVTLTKGSLETSLQVQNQGEQNFDFQVLMHTYLSVEDITNVRVKNLQQKEYLDKTQGGAAITETSEAVEINKETDRVYKALDPKVPIIVSTASDDQPLFSITREALTDVVVWNPWIEKAKGMADFGPDEAYKNMLCVEAGSVAGWQTLEAGESWEGGQTIRPRL